One stretch of Priestia megaterium DNA includes these proteins:
- the uvrA gene encoding excinuclease ABC subunit UvrA, translating to MAMEKIVVKGARAHNLKNIDIEIPRDKLVVLTGLSGSGKSSLAFDTIYAEGQRRYVESLSAYARQFLGQMDKPDVDSIEGLSPAISIDQKTTSRNPRSTVGTVTEIYDYLRLLFARVGKPICPNHGIEITSQTIEQMVDRILEYPERTKLQVLAPVVSGRKGTHVKVLEDIKKEGYVRIRVDGEMREITEEIELEKNKKHSIEVVIDRVVVKEGVAARLSDSLESALRLGEGKVIIDVIGEEELLFSEHHACPKCGFSIGELEPRMFSFNSPYGACPTCDGLGTKLEVDKDLVIPNYDLTLRQHAIAPWEPTSSQYYPQLLEAVCTHYGIDMDVPVRDIPEHLFDKVLYGSGKEKIYFRYENDFGQVRENHIEFEGVLRNVERRYHETSSDYIREQMEKYMAQQACPKCKGNRLKRESLAVLIDEKHIGDTTRFSVKEAYDFFESLSLSEKDMKIADMILREIRERLSFLINVGLDYLTLNRSAGTLSGGEAQRIRLATQIGSRLTGVLYILDEPSIGLHQRDNDRLIRTMQDMRDIGNTLIVVEHDEDTMMAADYLIDIGPGAGVHGGAVVSQGTPQEVMEDENSLTGQYLSGEKFIPLPAERRSIDKDRMIEIIGAKENNLKNVKAKLPLGMFTAVTGVSGSGKSTLVNDILHKSLAQKLHKAKSKAGEHKEIKGIEHLDKVIDIDQSPIGRTPRSNPATYTGVFDDIRDVFAQTNEAKVRGYKKGRFSFNVKGGRCEACRGDGIIKIEMHFLPDVYVPCEVCHGKRYNRETLEVKYKDQNISDVLDMTVEDALHFFENIPKIKRKLQTIYDVGLGYITLGQPATTLSGGEAQRVKLASELHRRSTGRTLYILDEPTTGLHVDDIARLLKVLQRLVENGDTVLVIEHNLDVIKAADYLLDLGPEGGDKGGQIVATGTPEEVAKVKESYTGHYLKPILERDRKRMEKKVEKAEALTR from the coding sequence ATGGCGATGGAAAAAATCGTGGTAAAAGGTGCACGAGCCCACAATTTGAAAAATATCGATATTGAAATCCCACGAGACAAATTAGTGGTGTTAACAGGGTTATCAGGTTCTGGTAAATCTTCTTTGGCTTTCGATACAATCTATGCAGAAGGACAAAGACGTTATGTCGAGTCGCTTTCGGCATATGCAAGACAGTTTTTAGGTCAAATGGATAAGCCCGATGTAGATTCGATCGAAGGATTGTCGCCTGCTATTTCAATCGATCAAAAAACAACGAGCCGAAACCCTCGTTCAACCGTCGGAACTGTGACCGAAATCTATGACTATTTGCGCCTTTTGTTTGCTCGTGTAGGAAAGCCGATTTGTCCTAATCATGGAATTGAAATTACGTCTCAAACGATTGAGCAAATGGTAGATAGAATTTTAGAGTACCCTGAACGCACAAAACTTCAAGTACTGGCCCCTGTGGTATCTGGCCGAAAAGGCACCCACGTAAAAGTATTAGAAGATATTAAAAAGGAAGGGTACGTTCGCATTCGAGTAGACGGAGAAATGCGTGAAATAACAGAAGAAATTGAACTGGAAAAAAACAAAAAGCACTCCATTGAAGTAGTGATTGATCGCGTTGTTGTAAAAGAAGGTGTAGCCGCTCGTTTGTCGGACTCTTTGGAATCAGCTCTTCGCCTTGGAGAAGGGAAAGTAATTATTGACGTGATAGGTGAAGAAGAACTGCTTTTTAGTGAGCATCATGCTTGTCCAAAATGTGGTTTCTCCATTGGAGAACTTGAGCCCCGCATGTTTTCATTTAATAGTCCGTACGGGGCGTGTCCAACGTGTGACGGGTTAGGAACGAAATTGGAAGTAGATAAAGATTTAGTTATTCCTAACTATGACTTAACGCTTCGTCAGCACGCAATTGCACCTTGGGAGCCAACAAGTTCTCAATACTACCCGCAGCTGCTTGAAGCCGTATGTACACATTACGGCATCGATATGGACGTGCCGGTGCGAGATATCCCGGAACATTTATTTGATAAAGTATTATATGGCAGCGGTAAAGAAAAAATTTACTTTCGCTATGAAAATGATTTTGGCCAAGTAAGAGAAAATCATATCGAATTTGAAGGCGTGCTTCGGAACGTAGAACGCCGTTATCATGAAACAAGTTCAGATTATATCCGTGAGCAAATGGAAAAGTACATGGCTCAGCAAGCTTGTCCAAAATGTAAAGGAAATCGCTTAAAACGCGAAAGCTTAGCGGTGCTTATTGACGAAAAGCATATAGGAGATACAACACGCTTTTCAGTAAAAGAAGCATATGATTTTTTTGAAAGTCTCAGCCTATCTGAAAAAGACATGAAGATTGCGGATATGATACTGCGTGAAATTCGTGAGCGTCTAAGCTTTCTCATTAACGTGGGACTTGATTATTTAACATTGAACCGCTCTGCTGGAACTCTTTCAGGAGGAGAAGCACAGCGGATCCGTTTGGCTACTCAAATTGGTTCTCGCTTGACGGGGGTTCTTTATATTTTAGATGAACCTTCTATCGGTCTTCATCAACGTGACAATGATCGCTTAATTCGCACAATGCAAGATATGCGCGACATTGGAAATACGTTGATTGTTGTAGAACATGACGAAGATACGATGATGGCAGCTGATTATTTAATTGATATCGGACCAGGAGCCGGCGTACACGGGGGTGCCGTTGTTTCTCAAGGTACGCCTCAGGAAGTGATGGAGGATGAAAACTCTTTAACGGGTCAATATCTATCAGGAGAGAAGTTTATTCCTCTTCCAGCAGAAAGACGGTCAATAGATAAAGATCGGATGATTGAAATTATAGGAGCAAAAGAAAACAATTTAAAAAATGTAAAAGCAAAGCTTCCGTTAGGTATGTTCACGGCTGTTACAGGTGTATCTGGATCAGGTAAGAGTACGCTTGTAAATGATATCCTTCACAAATCATTGGCGCAAAAGCTGCATAAAGCAAAAAGCAAAGCAGGAGAACATAAAGAAATCAAAGGCATTGAACACTTAGATAAAGTCATTGATATTGATCAGTCTCCAATAGGCCGTACGCCTCGTTCGAACCCTGCAACGTATACAGGTGTATTCGATGACATTCGAGATGTATTTGCCCAAACAAACGAAGCAAAAGTGCGCGGATATAAAAAAGGCCGTTTTAGCTTTAACGTGAAAGGCGGCCGTTGTGAAGCTTGTCGAGGAGACGGTATTATTAAAATTGAAATGCATTTCTTGCCAGATGTATACGTCCCTTGTGAAGTCTGCCACGGAAAACGATATAATCGTGAAACTTTAGAAGTGAAATACAAAGATCAAAACATTTCAGATGTGTTGGATATGACGGTTGAAGACGCGCTTCACTTCTTTGAAAACATTCCAAAGATTAAGCGGAAGCTGCAGACAATTTACGATGTAGGACTTGGTTATATCACGCTTGGACAGCCGGCTACTACTTTATCCGGTGGAGAGGCACAGCGTGTAAAGTTAGCTTCAGAGCTTCACCGCCGCTCAACAGGAAGAACGCTGTACATTTTAGACGAACCGACTACCGGTCTTCATGTCGATGATATTGCACGATTATTAAAAGTGCTCCAGCGTTTAGTTGAAAATGGAGATACGGTTCTAGTGATCGAACATAATTTAGACGTCATCAAAGCTGCTGATTACCTGCTTGATTTAGGGCCTGAAGGTGGAGATAAAGGCGGACAAATTGTGGCTACGGGTACGCCAGAAGAAGTGGCAAAAGTAAAAGAATCCTATACGGGTCATTATTTGAAGCCAATTTTAGAACGTGACCGTAAGCGTATGGAGAAAAAAGTTGAAAAAGCAGAGGCATTAACTCGTTAA
- the uvrB gene encoding excinuclease ABC subunit UvrB translates to MKDQFELVSPYQPQGDQPKAIEKIVKGIKEGKQHQVLLGATGTGKTFTMSNVIKEINKPTLIMAHNKTLAGQLYSEFKEFFPNNAVEYFVSYYDYYQPEAYVPQTDTFIEKDASINDEIDKLRHSATSALFERKDVIIIASVSCIYGLGSPEEYKEMVVSLRVGMEKERNQLLRTLVDVQYERNDIDFKRGTFRVRGDVVEIFPVSRDEHCIRVEFFGDEIDRIREVDALTGEIIGDREHVAIFPASHFVTREEKMRVAIQNIEKELEEQLEKLKEAGKLLEAQRLEQRTRYDLEMMREMGFCSGIENYSRHLTLRPAGSTPYTLLDFFPEDFLLVVDESHVTIPQVRGMYNGDQARKQVLVDHGFRLPSALDNRPLKFDEFEQHINQIVHVSATPGPYELEKAPDVIEQIIRPTGLLDPNIEVRPIEGQIDDLIGEIHDRIKRNERVLVTTLTKKMSEDLTNYLKEIGIKVQYLHSEVKTLERIEIIRELRLGKYDVLVGINLLREGLDIPEVSLVTILDADKEGFLRSERSLIQTIGRAARNANGHVIMYADRITNSMDIAINETKRRRSIQEAYNEEHGITPTTIQKEVRGSIRATVVAEDTETYEEAPAFDKLNKKEKAKLVEEMEQEMKEAAKALNFERAAELRDLILELKAEG, encoded by the coding sequence TTGAAAGATCAGTTTGAATTAGTATCCCCATATCAACCGCAAGGTGATCAGCCAAAGGCAATTGAAAAGATTGTGAAAGGAATTAAAGAAGGTAAGCAGCATCAAGTTTTGTTAGGTGCTACAGGAACGGGAAAAACCTTCACCATGTCTAATGTTATTAAGGAAATAAATAAGCCGACATTAATTATGGCTCATAACAAAACGCTTGCTGGTCAATTGTACAGTGAGTTTAAAGAGTTTTTCCCCAATAACGCAGTCGAATACTTTGTCAGTTACTACGATTACTATCAGCCTGAAGCTTATGTACCTCAAACAGATACATTTATTGAAAAAGATGCAAGCATTAATGATGAAATTGATAAACTTCGTCACTCGGCAACTTCTGCTCTTTTTGAACGAAAAGATGTCATTATTATTGCCAGCGTGTCCTGTATTTATGGATTAGGGTCTCCGGAAGAATACAAAGAAATGGTCGTATCTCTTCGAGTAGGAATGGAAAAAGAGCGCAATCAGCTGCTTCGTACGCTAGTGGATGTACAGTACGAAAGAAATGATATTGACTTTAAGCGCGGAACGTTTCGCGTTCGCGGTGATGTTGTGGAGATTTTTCCTGTATCTCGAGATGAACACTGTATTCGCGTCGAGTTTTTCGGGGATGAAATTGACCGCATTCGAGAAGTTGACGCTCTAACAGGAGAAATTATTGGAGATCGTGAACATGTAGCTATCTTCCCGGCATCTCACTTCGTCACGAGAGAAGAAAAAATGCGTGTTGCCATTCAAAACATTGAAAAAGAATTAGAAGAACAGCTAGAGAAGCTAAAAGAAGCAGGAAAGCTTTTAGAAGCGCAGCGCTTGGAGCAGCGCACGCGCTACGACCTAGAAATGATGAGAGAAATGGGCTTTTGTTCGGGAATCGAGAACTACTCTCGTCATTTAACGCTTCGTCCCGCTGGTTCTACACCTTATACACTGCTGGACTTCTTCCCGGAAGATTTCCTTCTTGTTGTGGATGAATCACACGTTACGATTCCTCAAGTTAGAGGAATGTATAATGGAGACCAAGCGCGTAAACAAGTGTTAGTGGACCATGGTTTCCGCCTGCCGTCCGCATTAGATAACCGCCCGCTTAAATTTGATGAATTTGAACAGCATATTAACCAAATTGTTCATGTTTCCGCAACACCAGGTCCTTACGAACTTGAGAAGGCACCTGATGTGATTGAACAAATTATCCGTCCAACGGGATTATTGGATCCAAATATTGAAGTTCGACCAATTGAAGGGCAGATTGACGATTTAATTGGAGAAATTCACGACCGGATTAAGCGAAATGAACGAGTACTCGTTACGACGTTAACAAAGAAAATGTCTGAGGATTTAACGAACTACTTAAAAGAAATCGGCATTAAAGTTCAATATCTTCACTCTGAGGTGAAGACGCTCGAGCGTATTGAAATTATCCGAGAGCTGCGGCTTGGAAAATACGATGTGCTTGTAGGAATTAACTTACTTCGTGAAGGTTTAGATATTCCGGAAGTTTCGTTAGTAACCATATTAGACGCGGATAAAGAAGGATTCTTGCGTTCAGAACGATCGCTTATTCAAACCATCGGACGTGCTGCGCGAAATGCTAATGGACATGTCATTATGTATGCAGATCGCATCACAAACTCCATGGACATTGCTATCAATGAGACCAAGCGTCGTAGAAGTATTCAAGAAGCTTACAATGAAGAGCATGGTATTACACCAACAACGATTCAAAAAGAAGTTCGAGGCTCAATTCGTGCAACAGTAGTAGCAGAAGATACAGAAACGTATGAAGAAGCACCGGCATTTGATAAGCTCAACAAAAAAGAAAAAGCAAAGCTCGTAGAAGAAATGGAACAAGAAATGAAAGAAGCAGCCAAAGCGCTTAACTTTGAACGCGCAGCTGAGCTTCGTGACTTGATTCTAGAATTAAAAGCGGAAGGGTGA
- a CDS encoding sigma-54 interaction domain-containing protein translates to MASVDQVLINNSFTTVEESTSLAKVKSELSNYDFVVVTASTFYVIQKDERYLLTGHDEASSIKKVIADTNWPSSSTSTLANLQANTNWNRPVLIQAENQETTIGLVTPSQWITHLHSQNEILASYFDTLAETINDAVTAVDNEGNVILWNTAAEHTYKIQRDDIIGRKIGEHFKDESIILHTILNEGRPVRGTYHRPNEQTHVLINASPIIRNNRVIGGVATEHDITNIVRLNEEIDVSLLIPKDNPFSSFAGISPEIKQAVDIAKKVASTDMPILLTGEPGSGKEMLAQAIHYGGSKHKEPFLSLNCATIPSGLLEIELFGHQKDVFSEDPTTIAGKLEQAHNGTLFIEEIDKMPLEIQVKFLRYLEERSFYHVGGTEEIQVQTRIVASTTTPLEELLKAGEFHENLYYLLTVINIIIPPLRDHKEDIEALTQQFVQEFSKKYKKKAPFISSEVLEAFMQYDWPGNIRELRNTIERMIFLSDQSLITLTHLPDNLKDASSFTEVQKEEDSLQEARLIEETLQKTYGNKSAAADLLGISRGTLYNKIKEYGLN, encoded by the coding sequence ATGGCAAGCGTTGATCAAGTTCTTATAAATAACTCCTTTACAACAGTTGAAGAATCAACTTCTTTAGCTAAAGTGAAATCTGAACTTTCAAACTATGATTTCGTTGTAGTCACAGCAAGTACCTTTTATGTAATACAAAAAGATGAACGATACCTTTTAACAGGTCATGACGAGGCATCGTCCATTAAAAAAGTAATAGCGGACACAAATTGGCCTTCATCTTCTACTTCTACGTTAGCCAATTTACAAGCCAACACAAACTGGAACAGACCAGTCCTCATTCAAGCAGAAAACCAAGAAACCACAATAGGACTTGTAACACCTTCACAGTGGATTACACATTTGCATAGCCAAAATGAGATATTAGCTTCCTATTTTGATACATTGGCAGAAACCATTAATGATGCAGTGACAGCGGTCGATAATGAAGGAAATGTAATCTTGTGGAATACTGCTGCGGAACATACGTATAAGATTCAGAGAGATGATATTATTGGTAGAAAAATCGGAGAGCATTTCAAAGATGAATCCATCATTCTACATACGATTCTAAATGAAGGGCGCCCTGTGCGCGGAACGTATCATCGTCCTAATGAACAAACTCACGTGCTCATCAATGCATCTCCTATTATAAGAAACAATCGAGTCATAGGTGGAGTCGCAACTGAACATGACATTACCAATATTGTAAGATTAAATGAAGAAATTGATGTGTCTCTTCTCATTCCGAAAGATAATCCATTTTCTTCTTTCGCGGGTATCAGTCCTGAAATTAAGCAAGCTGTTGACATTGCCAAAAAAGTGGCATCTACAGATATGCCTATTTTATTAACAGGAGAACCTGGTTCTGGGAAAGAAATGCTGGCTCAGGCCATCCACTACGGGGGATCCAAACATAAAGAACCTTTTTTATCTTTAAATTGCGCCACTATTCCATCTGGACTCCTGGAAATTGAGCTCTTTGGTCATCAAAAAGATGTCTTTTCAGAAGATCCAACGACCATTGCGGGAAAACTGGAGCAGGCTCATAACGGGACGTTATTTATTGAAGAAATTGATAAAATGCCTCTTGAAATTCAAGTTAAGTTTCTCCGTTACTTGGAAGAACGATCCTTTTATCACGTTGGAGGCACGGAAGAAATTCAAGTCCAAACCCGAATTGTAGCCTCTACCACGACACCTTTGGAAGAGTTGCTAAAAGCCGGTGAATTCCATGAAAATCTTTACTATTTGCTGACCGTCATTAATATTATCATTCCGCCGCTTCGAGACCATAAAGAAGACATTGAAGCATTGACTCAGCAATTTGTACAGGAATTTAGTAAAAAGTATAAAAAGAAGGCCCCTTTCATCAGCTCTGAAGTTCTCGAAGCCTTTATGCAATACGATTGGCCAGGCAATATTCGCGAGCTGAGGAATACAATTGAACGAATGATTTTTCTAAGTGATCAGTCGTTGATTACCCTTACGCACCTTCCTGACAATCTGAAGGATGCAAGTTCCTTCACAGAAGTTCAAAAAGAAGAAGATTCTCTCCAAGAAGCTAGGCTAATAGAAGAGACTCTTCAAAAAACCTATGGAAACAAAAGTGCAGCAGCAGATCTACTTGGCATTTCACGCGGCACCCTTTATAACAAAATCAAAGAATATGGATTAAACTAA
- the pruA gene encoding L-glutamate gamma-semialdehyde dehydrogenase, which produces MTVSTKISVFKNEPFTDFSLEENKQAMQAALMKVKKELGQTYPLTIGKDKISTEEVIVSTNPGKVDEVIGRVSRGTKAYAERAMQEASAAFQSWKNVPPAERADYLFKAAGLMRERKYEFSAMLVYEVGKNWAEADADTAEAIDFMEFYAREMIRLSETNEHRPLKPVEGETTEMTYIPLGVGVVISPFNFPLAIMAGTTVAGIVSGNAVILKPADSAPVIAAKFVQLMEEVGLPSGVLNFIPGDGIEVGEYLVEHPQTRFISFTGSREVGCRIYERASKVQSGQIWMKRVIAEMGGKDGIVVDETADLDAAAQAIVASAFGFQGQKCSAGSRAIIVESVYEEVAQKVAALTKELTVGLPEDNPSMGPVIDQKAYEKVLAYIEIGKEEGKLIAGGAKAPGNGYYIEPTVFKDVDSKARIMQEEIFGPVLALTKAANWEEAIEIYNETDYGLTGAFFSENEERIQRALATMHSGNLYINKKCTGALVGVHPFGGFNMSGTDSKAGGYDYLLLFTQGKMTARKQK; this is translated from the coding sequence ATGACAGTAAGTACAAAAATCTCAGTTTTTAAAAATGAACCGTTTACTGATTTTTCGTTAGAAGAGAATAAACAAGCGATGCAAGCGGCGTTAATGAAAGTGAAAAAAGAACTGGGACAAACATATCCTCTCACGATTGGAAAAGATAAAATCTCAACAGAAGAAGTGATTGTATCTACGAACCCGGGAAAGGTAGATGAAGTGATTGGCAGAGTAAGCCGTGGCACTAAAGCTTATGCTGAGCGGGCAATGCAAGAAGCATCAGCAGCATTTCAATCATGGAAGAACGTCCCGCCTGCTGAACGTGCTGATTATCTATTCAAAGCAGCAGGTCTGATGAGAGAAAGAAAGTATGAATTTTCTGCCATGCTCGTTTATGAAGTGGGGAAAAACTGGGCAGAAGCAGATGCGGATACAGCGGAAGCTATTGACTTTATGGAATTTTATGCGCGAGAAATGATTCGTTTAAGTGAAACGAATGAGCATCGGCCTTTAAAGCCAGTAGAAGGTGAAACAACAGAGATGACGTATATTCCTTTAGGCGTAGGAGTAGTCATTTCACCTTTTAATTTTCCGCTTGCCATCATGGCTGGAACGACTGTAGCTGGAATTGTATCTGGAAATGCAGTTATTTTAAAGCCAGCTGATTCTGCACCGGTTATTGCTGCGAAATTTGTTCAATTAATGGAGGAAGTCGGTCTTCCGTCTGGTGTTCTGAATTTTATCCCTGGAGATGGCATAGAAGTTGGAGAATATTTAGTCGAACATCCTCAAACTCGTTTTATTTCTTTTACAGGATCAAGAGAAGTAGGATGTCGCATTTATGAACGTGCTTCAAAAGTACAATCTGGACAAATTTGGATGAAACGCGTCATTGCTGAAATGGGAGGAAAAGATGGCATTGTGGTAGATGAAACGGCAGATTTAGATGCGGCAGCGCAAGCGATCGTAGCATCTGCGTTTGGATTTCAAGGCCAAAAGTGTTCCGCTGGCTCTCGAGCGATTATTGTAGAATCTGTTTATGAAGAGGTTGCCCAAAAGGTAGCCGCACTAACGAAAGAATTAACCGTCGGACTGCCTGAAGACAATCCTTCTATGGGGCCTGTTATTGATCAAAAAGCGTATGAAAAAGTACTAGCCTACATTGAAATTGGCAAAGAGGAAGGAAAGCTTATTGCCGGAGGAGCTAAAGCTCCCGGAAATGGCTACTATATAGAACCTACAGTATTCAAAGATGTGGATTCAAAAGCACGAATTATGCAAGAAGAGATTTTTGGACCCGTCCTTGCATTGACAAAAGCAGCTAACTGGGAAGAAGCCATTGAGATTTACAATGAAACTGACTACGGTTTGACGGGAGCTTTTTTCTCTGAAAACGAAGAGAGAATTCAGAGGGCGTTAGCTACTATGCACTCCGGTAACTTATATATTAACAAAAAATGTACAGGAGCATTAGTTGGCGTTCATCCTTTTGGAGGTTTTAATATGTCCGGAACGGACTCGAAAGCCGGAGGGTATGATTATCTTCTATTATTTACACAAGGGAAGATGACAGCGAGAAAACAGAAATAA
- a CDS encoding proline dehydrogenase family protein, with protein sequence MEVLMRTMFQSLGKNHSMNKLAKKYGLRMGAARFVAGDSTESAIQTSKELNNSGKVVTLDHLGEFVFTEEEARLSTAMCIQTLEAIAESGVQSNLSLKMTSLGLDISKELCMENMRRILHTAKMNNIFVRIDMEDYLHCQISLDMYKELRKEFDNVGIVIQAYLYRTEQDMNDLHQYQANLRLVKGAYKESPEVSFPEKKDVDENYKKIIKMHLLNGHYTAVASHDEEMIQYTKRLVRENGISNDQFEFQMLYGICVELQDRLVKEGYKVRVYVPYGIDWFGYFMRRLAERPANVWFVLKNFAK encoded by the coding sequence ATGGAAGTATTAATGAGAACGATGTTTCAGTCGCTTGGCAAAAATCATTCAATGAACAAATTAGCTAAAAAGTATGGATTGAGGATGGGGGCAGCTCGTTTTGTTGCTGGAGACTCAACCGAATCAGCAATTCAAACATCCAAGGAGCTTAACAATAGTGGAAAAGTTGTTACACTCGATCATTTAGGAGAATTTGTTTTTACAGAAGAGGAAGCCAGGTTGTCTACTGCCATGTGCATTCAGACACTAGAAGCCATTGCAGAATCGGGCGTTCAATCAAATTTATCATTAAAGATGACTTCTTTAGGATTGGATATTAGCAAAGAGCTTTGTATGGAAAATATGCGCAGAATTCTACACACGGCCAAGATGAATAATATTTTTGTTCGAATTGATATGGAAGACTACTTGCACTGCCAAATCTCCCTTGATATGTATAAAGAATTACGCAAAGAATTCGATAATGTTGGAATTGTGATTCAGGCGTATCTTTATCGTACAGAACAAGATATGAATGACTTACATCAATATCAAGCCAATTTACGTCTAGTAAAAGGAGCTTATAAAGAATCACCAGAAGTATCATTTCCGGAAAAGAAAGACGTAGATGAAAACTATAAAAAAATCATTAAAATGCATTTATTAAATGGGCACTATACAGCTGTAGCAAGTCATGATGAAGAAATGATTCAGTACACAAAACGATTAGTAAGAGAAAATGGTATTTCAAATGACCAATTTGAGTTCCAAATGCTTTATGGAATTTGCGTAGAGCTGCAGGACCGTCTGGTAAAAGAAGGTTATAAAGTCAGGGTTTATGTTCCTTACGGCATTGATTGGTTTGGGTATTTCATGAGACGCCTAGCAGAGCGTCCCGCCAACGTATGGTTCGTGCTGAAAAACTTCGCGAAATAA
- a CDS encoding DUF2198 family protein, giving the protein MEIKTIAAVFLPAILLVLFARVTYNLYVATALTLLLIAVSVYKGYADYPLIILIDLLSAAIGFIYAKSMLAAGK; this is encoded by the coding sequence GTGGAAATCAAAACGATTGCCGCAGTTTTTCTACCCGCCATATTGCTTGTTCTGTTTGCTAGAGTAACATATAACTTATATGTTGCCACAGCGCTGACGCTTTTGTTGATAGCTGTTTCTGTATATAAAGGGTACGCAGATTATCCGCTTATTATTTTAATAGATTTACTTTCAGCAGCCATCGGTTTTATATATGCAAAAAGCATGTTAGCAGCTGGAAAATAA
- a CDS encoding PDZ domain-containing protein, producing MDFALELLKGIGRLFLHPLTYLFLLVSFFVGLSRVKRERQNFHVRVFDFILEAKYLFFPGIIIGLILSVVTVLLGVYVSIGTIVLVAVLTFIISGPWTFKWLSPSYTVGLAVLATLLIPASGFGEGFIQTWSVQAHNADLPSLTILMSLLVLAEGYLIWKFGAKGTSPAIVKSKRGQEIGAHYSQKLWVVPLFVLIPGSAITSVFPWWPVLSIDGTSFSLFFVPFAIGFYQRIQSMVPFKSIEFTGKRVLALGVGLTIITIAAIFYPLAAVAVVILAIIGREWIRLQQRRSDEKAPALFTKRTQGLVVLGIIPHSPAEKMGLKVGEVIIKVNGIAISEVHKFYEALQVNNRAFCKLEVIDENGEVRFTQRALYDNEHHELGILFVHNYTKRDSQAG from the coding sequence ATGGATTTTGCATTAGAGCTCTTAAAAGGTATCGGGCGTTTGTTTTTACATCCGTTAACTTATTTATTTCTGCTCGTCTCGTTTTTTGTAGGTCTTTCTCGCGTCAAGAGAGAGCGTCAGAATTTTCATGTTCGCGTGTTTGATTTTATTTTAGAAGCAAAATATTTATTTTTTCCAGGTATCATTATTGGGTTGATTTTATCCGTTGTTACCGTGTTGCTAGGTGTCTATGTATCTATAGGAACGATTGTACTTGTAGCTGTTTTAACTTTTATCATAAGCGGCCCTTGGACGTTTAAATGGCTTTCTCCTTCTTATACGGTAGGACTGGCTGTGCTTGCAACCTTGCTTATTCCTGCATCTGGTTTCGGTGAAGGATTTATTCAAACGTGGTCTGTGCAAGCTCATAACGCAGATTTACCTTCTCTTACTATTTTAATGTCTCTGCTTGTATTAGCAGAAGGATATTTAATTTGGAAATTTGGAGCAAAAGGTACGTCTCCAGCCATTGTGAAAAGTAAAAGAGGGCAGGAAATCGGAGCTCATTACTCTCAAAAATTATGGGTTGTCCCGCTTTTTGTCTTAATTCCAGGCAGCGCCATTACGTCTGTGTTTCCATGGTGGCCTGTGTTATCTATTGACGGAACATCATTTAGCCTGTTTTTTGTTCCTTTTGCTATCGGTTTTTATCAGCGAATTCAAAGTATGGTGCCGTTTAAATCTATTGAATTTACCGGTAAGCGTGTATTAGCATTAGGCGTGGGATTAACGATCATTACGATTGCTGCTATTTTTTATCCTCTTGCCGCTGTAGCTGTTGTTATTCTAGCGATCATAGGAAGAGAGTGGATTCGTTTGCAGCAGCGTCGAAGCGATGAAAAAGCGCCCGCACTATTTACTAAACGTACACAAGGTTTGGTTGTATTAGGAATCATCCCTCATTCTCCGGCAGAGAAAATGGGTTTGAAAGTAGGAGAAGTGATTATTAAGGTAAATGGAATCGCTATATCTGAAGTCCATAAATTTTATGAAGCATTACAAGTTAATAACCGTGCTTTTTGTAAGCTAGAAGTTATTGACGAAAATGGAGAAGTTCGCTTTACTCAGCGAGCATTGTATGACAACGAACATCATGAACTAGGTATTTTGTTTGTACACAATTATACAAAACGTGATTCACAAGCTGGTTAA